A section of the Acidobacteriota bacterium genome encodes:
- a CDS encoding protein kinase gives MQATLGHYRVVEQIGSGGMGVVYRARDQRLERDVAIKVLAKDRLSDEESRRQFRREALALSKLNHPNIATIHDFNTIDGVDVLVMEHIPGRNLDALVEDGPLSEREVARLGQQLLAALEAAHQHGVIHRDLKPGNVRITPDGLLKVLDFGLARALQLDAEATTDSVTGEAFAGTLPYMAPEQLRGDRIDARTDVYAVGAVLYELATGTRVHAGLSGARLMGAILDDAPVSPRALNPRVSQDLEQALCKALDKDPQLRYQSARELRVDLERLLAPARSGTAIPAAAARPPFSSRRRALVGAFVVATLAVTGWLAYREWPRAAPGQPRGWILVADFENGTGDEELAGVIRDGLTIQLQQSRYLHVLSREQVFDALRRMERVGAASLDAATALELAQREAIPLLLTGTAYTRGDATWIAVQGTDTVRHAALFTETTQFRSESELFDRLDRLASRVREHLGESLSGIAQDNQPLAKVTTRSLDALKLYSRASEKLVAGDADAALPQLQAALDVDPKFAMAHMLIARVYETLGNPDRERQHLARAYEFKESLTHRERRRVEGSYHIGRGEYEKAVTSLTALVNLYPSDVEARYELALAHRNEGEWSKAIDELEATIAADPYVTVAYGDLMLFLARVGHHQRARAVYEQALQRNASGPKLDWAYGMVLLGEGRPDSARDQFRKLERSEVYAGIARLYLASSDLLEGRVRAATELLQAGVLLDRRSNNVLAEFMRGNLLVRTLALAGRRADARMHLDTMLKAGGQLGPNELRIGGTLLAEFGDLPQARSILRMLDRIRREAPSRFADSCYENLTGEIALAEGRVDDAVIAFTAAAAHYRRALTSRALARTHMARRDWPRARGAWREALAFSGDILQEGFAADVATAHLELARASRHAGDVSEARAEYDRFLAMWTQGHHLPLVREAVAERRALDASAQ, from the coding sequence GTGCAAGCCACCCTTGGTCACTACCGCGTCGTCGAGCAGATCGGCTCGGGGGGCATGGGGGTCGTTTACCGCGCGCGCGACCAGCGGTTGGAGCGCGATGTTGCGATCAAGGTTCTGGCGAAAGACCGCCTGTCGGACGAGGAATCACGGCGCCAGTTCCGGCGCGAGGCGCTCGCGCTTTCGAAGCTGAATCACCCGAACATCGCGACCATCCACGATTTCAACACCATCGACGGCGTCGACGTGCTCGTGATGGAGCACATCCCTGGCCGGAACCTCGACGCGCTCGTGGAAGACGGGCCGCTGTCCGAACGCGAGGTCGCACGTCTCGGCCAGCAGCTGCTGGCCGCTCTCGAGGCAGCGCACCAGCACGGGGTCATTCACCGCGATCTGAAGCCGGGCAACGTCCGCATCACGCCGGACGGCCTGCTGAAGGTACTGGATTTCGGGCTGGCGCGCGCGCTGCAGCTCGACGCGGAGGCGACCACCGACAGCGTGACCGGCGAGGCGTTCGCCGGGACGCTGCCCTACATGGCGCCCGAGCAGCTGCGGGGCGATCGCATTGATGCGCGAACCGACGTGTACGCGGTGGGCGCGGTGCTCTACGAGCTGGCGACCGGCACGCGCGTGCACGCGGGCCTGTCCGGCGCGCGACTGATGGGCGCGATCCTGGACGACGCGCCGGTTTCGCCACGGGCGCTCAACCCGCGCGTGTCGCAGGATCTCGAGCAGGCGCTCTGCAAGGCGCTCGACAAAGATCCGCAGCTGCGGTACCAGAGCGCGCGCGAGCTGAGGGTAGACCTTGAGCGGCTGCTGGCGCCGGCCAGGAGCGGCACCGCGATTCCGGCGGCCGCCGCGCGCCCGCCGTTCTCGTCGAGGCGTCGGGCCCTGGTCGGCGCGTTTGTCGTCGCAACCCTCGCCGTCACGGGCTGGCTTGCCTACCGCGAGTGGCCGCGGGCCGCCCCCGGACAGCCTCGCGGGTGGATCCTCGTCGCCGACTTCGAGAACGGCACGGGAGACGAGGAGCTGGCGGGCGTGATCCGGGACGGGTTGACCATTCAGCTCCAGCAGTCGCGCTACCTCCACGTGCTCTCGCGCGAGCAGGTCTTCGATGCGTTGCGCCGCATGGAACGCGTGGGCGCGGCCAGCCTCGACGCGGCGACGGCGCTGGAGCTGGCGCAACGCGAGGCCATCCCCTTGTTGCTCACGGGCACCGCGTACACACGCGGCGATGCGACGTGGATCGCCGTGCAGGGCACCGACACGGTCCGGCACGCCGCCCTCTTCACCGAGACGACGCAGTTCCGCAGCGAGAGCGAGCTGTTCGACAGGCTCGACAGGCTCGCTTCGCGCGTGCGCGAGCACCTGGGCGAATCGCTGAGCGGCATCGCGCAAGACAACCAGCCGCTCGCGAAAGTGACGACGCGGTCGCTCGACGCGCTGAAACTGTATTCGCGCGCGTCCGAGAAGCTCGTCGCCGGCGACGCCGACGCGGCGCTGCCGCAGCTCCAGGCCGCGCTCGACGTGGATCCGAAATTTGCGATGGCGCACATGCTGATCGCACGCGTGTACGAGACCCTCGGCAACCCCGACAGGGAGCGCCAGCACCTGGCCCGCGCATACGAGTTCAAGGAGAGCCTCACCCACCGGGAGCGCCGCCGCGTAGAGGGCAGCTATCACATCGGACGCGGCGAGTACGAAAAGGCCGTGACGAGCCTGACCGCGCTCGTGAATCTGTATCCGTCGGACGTCGAGGCGCGGTACGAGCTGGCGCTCGCGCACCGGAACGAAGGCGAATGGTCGAAGGCCATCGACGAATTGGAAGCGACGATCGCCGCCGACCCATACGTGACGGTCGCTTACGGGGATCTGATGCTGTTCCTCGCGCGGGTGGGTCATCACCAGCGCGCGCGCGCGGTGTACGAACAGGCCCTGCAGCGCAACGCGAGCGGTCCGAAGCTGGATTGGGCGTACGGGATGGTGCTGTTAGGCGAGGGGCGCCCGGACTCCGCGCGCGATCAGTTCAGAAAGCTCGAACGGAGCGAGGTCTACGCGGGCATCGCCCGGCTGTACCTGGCAAGCTCGGACCTGTTGGAAGGACGCGTGCGGGCGGCGACCGAACTCCTGCAGGCAGGCGTGCTCCTCGACCGCAGGTCAAACAACGTCCTGGCCGAATTCATGCGCGGCAACCTGCTGGTCCGCACGCTGGCGCTCGCGGGGCGCCGCGCCGACGCGCGCATGCACCTGGACACGATGTTGAAGGCGGGTGGCCAGCTGGGCCCCAATGAGTTGCGAATCGGGGGTACGCTCCTCGCCGAGTTCGGCGACCTGCCGCAGGCGAGATCGATCCTCCGCATGCTCGATCGCATCCGCCGCGAGGCCCCGAGCCGGTTCGCCGACAGCTGCTACGAGAACCTCACGGGCGAGATCGCGCTCGCGGAAGGACGTGTCGACGATGCGGTGATCGCGTTTACCGCCGCGGCCGCGCACTACAGGCGCGCACTCACCTCCCGGGCGCTGGCACGAACGCATATGGCCCGTCGCGACTGGCCGCGCGCGCGAGGCGCGTGGCGAGAGGCGCTGGCGTTCAGCGGAGACATCCTGCAGGAGGGATTTGCGGCAGACGTGGCGACGGCCCACCTGGAACTCGCACGGGCCAGCCGCCACGCGGGCGATGTTTCGGAAGCGCGAGCGGAGTACGATCGGTTCCTGGCGATGTGGACACAGGGCCACCACCTGCCTCTCGTCCGCGAAGCCGTCGCCGAGCGCC